A single genomic interval of Spirosoma taeanense harbors:
- the prmA gene encoding 50S ribosomal protein L11 methyltransferase produces MNYIELNLRVSLDYTDILTAELAELGFESFIETDEGLNAYITEPAFDETEIQKLVAKYADQTAIAYEVSSLEKRNWNAEWERDYESIEVANSVRVRASFHQPDARFRYDIVINPKMSFGTGHHETTAMMLEQQLSLDFTGKTVLDVGSGTGILAILAAKMGAQSVLAFDIEEWAVENARENAELNACPQVTVLQGTIADVDSSNRYDVILANINRNVLLAEIPAYVGLLNSAGYLLVSGFYEHDAADIQQKAIETGLTLIQDMAIREWTSLLFQKPDENAAA; encoded by the coding sequence ATGAATTATATTGAATTGAATTTGCGCGTATCGCTCGACTACACAGACATCCTTACCGCCGAACTGGCCGAACTTGGTTTTGAGTCATTTATCGAAACCGATGAGGGTCTGAACGCCTACATTACGGAGCCCGCTTTTGACGAAACTGAGATTCAAAAATTGGTTGCTAAATACGCTGACCAGACGGCAATAGCCTACGAAGTCAGTTCGTTAGAAAAACGAAACTGGAATGCCGAGTGGGAGCGCGATTATGAGTCAATAGAGGTGGCCAACAGTGTCCGGGTCCGGGCGTCCTTTCATCAACCGGACGCCCGGTTTCGTTACGACATTGTCATTAATCCAAAAATGTCGTTTGGTACGGGCCATCACGAAACGACGGCCATGATGCTCGAACAGCAGCTAAGCCTTGATTTCACTGGTAAGACGGTCCTGGATGTCGGCAGCGGCACGGGTATTCTGGCCATTCTGGCGGCTAAAATGGGCGCGCAGTCGGTACTGGCGTTTGATATTGAAGAGTGGGCCGTGGAAAATGCCCGCGAAAACGCCGAGCTGAACGCCTGTCCACAGGTCACGGTATTGCAGGGGACTATTGCTGACGTTGATTCCAGTAACCGCTATGATGTAATTCTGGCCAACATTAACCGCAACGTCTTGCTGGCCGAAATACCAGCGTATGTCGGTTTACTAAACTCAGCAGGTTATCTGCTGGTCAGCGGGTTTTATGAACATGATGCCGCCGATATTCAACAAAAAGCGATTGAAACCGGGTTAACACTCATTCAGGATATGGCCATCCGGGAGTGGACTTCGCTCCTCTTTCAAAAACCAGATGAAAACGCAGCTGCGTAG
- a CDS encoding S41 family peptidase: MNVKRLLLCSMVLIGLCHSLVPAQTLTPEQARVDLSYLKRKLDMLHPGMGFYTPQPRMEQLYDSLYNRLTAPMDYLTFFRHVSPFVTALKDGHTNLNHRKNYIGKTTRFIPFYIRPVGSQYYISHNVSADTSLRRGTTLLTINGRSVAELHHELMNNDHSGSDGDNLTGRRQWSLVQFADYYAAWYGSADSIAITYQLPGDTLIRQTRLRCPTLNGFRSVMQRRYRNEIDRRSNLSVQVVDTLTHTAVLRVSSFMGIKKTDPFQRAYNRRLKEAFQQIRKENVQNLIVDMQGNGGGIVLNSARLLRYWMPEPFTIMEHEEMKKAARAELVTRWNPLSALNFSLQYKSTRDGGFASRSSRRRYRPRKQTAFKGNLYFMMNGASFSAATSVLAKTLDAGLGTFVGEASGSAYWGDFAGHFKTITLPHSRIQLRIPLKKLTHAVVAERANGFTVEPDFTVTRSHEDLMTNRDYVLDYTMRLIRQGVVARQPIKIRPLQASR; this comes from the coding sequence ATGAACGTCAAGCGCCTTTTACTCTGCTCAATGGTACTCATTGGGCTGTGTCATTCCCTGGTTCCTGCTCAGACTCTTACCCCCGAACAAGCCCGTGTAGATCTTAGCTATCTGAAACGTAAACTTGATATGCTGCATCCCGGCATGGGTTTTTACACACCCCAGCCGCGCATGGAGCAGCTCTACGATTCACTGTACAATCGACTGACCGCACCCATGGATTATCTGACGTTTTTTCGTCACGTTAGTCCATTTGTTACGGCGCTGAAAGACGGGCATACCAATCTCAATCATCGCAAAAATTATATTGGTAAAACGACGCGCTTTATTCCGTTTTACATTCGGCCGGTCGGCTCCCAATACTATATCAGCCATAACGTATCGGCTGATACCAGCCTTCGGCGCGGTACTACCTTGCTGACGATCAACGGCCGGAGCGTGGCCGAGCTGCATCACGAGCTGATGAATAACGACCACTCCGGTTCTGATGGCGATAACCTGACGGGCCGTCGGCAGTGGAGCCTGGTACAGTTTGCCGACTATTACGCAGCCTGGTATGGCTCGGCCGATTCAATTGCCATTACGTACCAGCTTCCCGGCGATACCCTGATCCGACAGACCCGGCTGCGCTGCCCAACGCTCAATGGATTCCGGTCGGTTATGCAACGGCGCTACCGGAACGAAATTGATCGCCGGTCGAATCTGTCCGTGCAGGTTGTCGATACGCTTACGCACACCGCCGTGCTTCGGGTATCGTCGTTCATGGGCATTAAGAAGACAGACCCGTTCCAGCGAGCCTACAACCGGCGTCTTAAAGAGGCTTTCCAGCAGATTCGGAAGGAAAACGTACAAAATCTTATCGTGGATATGCAGGGTAATGGCGGGGGCATTGTTCTGAATTCGGCCCGGCTGCTGCGCTATTGGATGCCCGAGCCGTTCACCATTATGGAGCATGAAGAGATGAAGAAGGCGGCCCGGGCCGAACTTGTGACGCGATGGAATCCTTTATCGGCGCTCAATTTCAGCCTACAGTATAAATCAACCCGCGATGGGGGGTTTGCCAGCCGTTCGAGTCGTCGGCGATATCGTCCACGTAAACAAACCGCGTTCAAAGGAAATCTGTATTTCATGATGAATGGGGCATCGTTCTCGGCTGCGACGTCGGTGCTGGCTAAAACGCTCGATGCGGGCCTGGGAACGTTCGTGGGTGAGGCAAGTGGCAGTGCCTACTGGGGAGATTTTGCCGGCCATTTCAAAACTATTACCCTGCCGCACTCGCGGATTCAGCTACGGATCCCACTTAAAAAGCTGACGCACGCGGTTGTGGCCGAACGGGCTAACGGCTTCACGGTCGAACCTGACTTTACCGTCACCCGATCGCATGAAGACCTGATGACGAACCGCGACTATGTCCTGGATTATACGATGCGGCTCATTCGGCAGGGCGTAGTCGCCCGTCAGCCCATTAAAATACGCCCCCTGCAGGCGTCACGGTAG